ACCGTGGGGGGTGGGGGCACTGAAGGCTATGGGATTGGGGGGGAGGCGTCGGCTCGTGCCGCCAAAGGGGGCGGTGAAGCGACCGCCGCCGTTGAGCATGAGCAAGCCAATGCAGTTGCGTTCAGCTGCTTTGGGCGGATAATCGCCCAGGCGACCGATGTGACTGGATCGGTGAACGGCTACGGCGCCAATGGTGTGTTCGAGGGCGCGGTTGGTCGCCATTTGCATGGCTTTGTGGGCGACGACAATGCCGATAGTGCGCTCGGCATCAATGACGGCTGAGACGGGGGTTTCTCGAATGATTTTGAGTTCGCGCACGGGTTTGATGTTGCCGCTTGTTATGGCGCGAATATAGCCCGGCGTGCGAATAACACCGTGAGAATCGTGCCCGTAGAGGTTGGCATCCACGAGATGGTCGGCTACGATGTGAGCCTGGTCTTCTGGAAATCCCGCAGCACTGTAGAGTTCGCGTTGCAGGGTTCGGAGGTGCGTTGCGTCGATAATGGGCATATAGTATATGTCCTTTCGAAAAAGATGATGGTGTGTGCTATGATCCGTCTATTGGATCGCCTGGCGAACCCAATCGAGCGCGGAGAGCGGCATGATGCCGTAGTTGTAAAAGGCGAATTTGGTCACGCCTTGTTCTCGGGCCGCTTGTAGATTGGCACAGAGGGTTTCTGCATCGGAGGAGGCTGGGGGATAGGCTTGAAGTCCGACAACGAGTTGGTCTGGACTCTGGAGGATGGGTAAGAGTTCAGAGACTCGCGTTCTGGTGCGTTGGGGATCAGCAGTATAAGAAAGAATTTCTACACTGTCAGCAATTTGTGCAATGGCTTTGGGATTCGATCCCGTGATTTGTGAATCGCCCATCAAGATATAGGAGAGCGGGACATCAACGGACGCTTTGAGTTCGCGCACGAGGGATGTGACAATTTCTTCGCGCATAGCGTCAAATGCTTCGAGGTCTGGTATTGTACTTTTGAGGTCTGTGATCGTTTCCCGAACGGGTTGACCGGTTTCAAAGGCCGTGCGGATTTTTGCGGTGACAGTGCTTTGTAGCCGGGCAATGTCGATATTGGCTTCCATCGCTCGTTTTTTGCAGCTATCGCAAAAACAGAGTGAAAAGAGGTAGCGTCCGCCAGAGCCCAGGTCAATGCCGTGTTTGGCGTGGTAGTGCAGATGGCCCCAACCAGAGTAGGCGAGGGCTTCGCATTCGAGGAGGGAGATGCCGTAGTTGAGAACCAGATCGCGAGAGAGCGCGATGGCAAAGGCACGCACGTCTGGATTTGCCGGGCAGAGGGCAGATGTGCTGATGTCACCTGTGCAGCGGACTTCGGCACATTCAGGATGGGATTGCGCCTGGTGGGAGTTGTGAAAAAAGACGGTCCATGAATTGAGATTTATACCAGCGGATGTTGCGGCTCTTGCTGCTTCGCCCCACCAGTTTTCATTTTGCATCAAAGGGCTAACATGTGGTTTGATCGCGCCGTAGAGCGATTCTTGTGGTTCGAAATAAATTGCTGATTGTGAGACCTCGAGTGTGTTATTGGCAGGGAGATGGGGACGCAGCATGTCAAAGGTGTGGTAAGCCGATGCCAGGTTGATGGCATCGAGTTTAACTTCTTCGCGAAGTTTGTGGAGAACGGCGTCATAACCTTCGTCGCGCAAATCCCAGGGATAGGTCCACATGGTGGCGTTGAGTGCAGGCATTGGGATGCTCCTTTCTCTGTTTGAGACATGGTATTTTCATTTTAGATAATTTCAAAGTGATTTTTGAAACGGGTTGAAAGGGGATTGACTTTTTTCCTAAAATATGGTATAACCTGTTTTTGTATTCAACACTGTTTGGAGGAATGGATGACAAAACTCGGATTGGGTGTGATTGGATGCGGCAATATGGGCGCGAGTCTGGCCAATGGTGCGCGGGACCTGGACTGCGCTGAAGTGGTTTGTGTCAGCGATGTGGATAGTGAAAAAGGCCAGGCACTATCTGAGAAAATAGACTGCGATTACGAGGTGGATTATCACAATATGCTGGCGCGGGAGGATGTGCAGGCGGTCATGATTGCCACGCCGCCGTTTTTGCACATTGATCCCACGATTGCAGCAGCCCAGGCGGGCGTGCATGTGTTTTG
This window of the Gemmatimonadota bacterium genome carries:
- a CDS encoding Ldh family oxidoreductase, which encodes MPIIDATHLRTLQRELYSAAGFPEDQAHIVADHLVDANLYGHDSHGVIRTPGYIRAITSGNIKPVRELKIIRETPVSAVIDAERTIGIVVAHKAMQMATNRALEHTIGAVAVHRSSHIGRLGDYPPKAAERNCIGLLMLNGGGRFTAPFGGTSRRLPPNPIAFSAPTPHG